From a region of the Paenibacillus sp. FSL R10-2734 genome:
- a CDS encoding ABC transporter ATP-binding protein yields MFKIAVYLKPYKKEAIIGPIFKLMEAILELILPTIVALIINNGVGNHDSAYVYRMGGLMVLMSLLGFGCSMVCQYYAARASQGFGTTLRNKMFQHITSLSFAELDTFGTPTLINRITNDVNQLQIAVAMLIRLVVRAPFICIGAILMSMILDFRLSLILIAATPIFGIILYFIITRSAPLYRLYQQKLDALALVLSENLSGIRVIRAFAKRRTEKERFDVSSDDLTLTAIRVSRISALLGPMTTLVVNAAIIAILWVGGIHIDGGRLSQGEIIAFINYITQILLALIVVSNLVIIFTKASSSANRVNEVLSVQVSVSEEGNAVIAEPDHTVPVISFDHVSFGYNTTGESALENISVVINRGETVGLIGSTGSGKSTFVNLIPRFYDALLGEVKVDGVNVRDYKLHQLREKIGIVPQKAVLFTGTIAENIRWGKEDATEEEIMQAASVAQAEEFIRKLPEGLNTQVSRGGLNLSGGQKQRLTIARAVVGKPSILILDDSSSALDFATDAALRKALKESSQEMTVLVVSQRVSTVRQADKIMVFEDGRIAGVGTHEELMRGCVEYKEICLSQLSSEESGQ; encoded by the coding sequence TTGTTCAAAATTGCAGTTTATTTAAAACCATACAAAAAAGAAGCAATTATCGGTCCGATCTTTAAACTAATGGAAGCGATACTGGAGCTGATTCTACCTACCATTGTTGCGTTAATCATCAACAACGGTGTTGGAAATCATGACAGTGCTTATGTTTACCGCATGGGTGGCCTTATGGTGCTGATGTCACTCCTTGGCTTCGGTTGCTCCATGGTATGCCAATACTATGCGGCCCGAGCATCTCAGGGGTTTGGAACGACACTTCGTAATAAGATGTTCCAACATATTACATCCTTATCGTTCGCAGAGCTGGACACTTTTGGTACGCCTACGCTGATTAATCGGATTACTAATGACGTAAATCAGCTGCAGATTGCAGTTGCCATGCTGATTCGTTTGGTTGTTCGTGCGCCGTTTATCTGCATCGGAGCTATCTTAATGTCCATGATCTTGGATTTCAGGTTATCGCTAATTCTAATAGCAGCAACGCCGATTTTTGGGATTATTTTATATTTTATTATTACTCGTAGTGCGCCTCTGTACCGATTGTATCAACAGAAGCTGGATGCACTTGCGCTCGTGCTTAGTGAGAATTTGTCGGGGATTCGCGTTATTCGTGCCTTTGCCAAAAGACGTACGGAAAAAGAACGCTTTGATGTCTCATCTGATGATTTGACGTTAACAGCGATCCGGGTCTCGCGGATATCCGCTTTGCTTGGGCCTATGACGACACTTGTAGTCAACGCCGCGATCATAGCTATTTTATGGGTAGGCGGAATTCATATCGATGGTGGTCGATTGTCTCAGGGGGAGATCATTGCCTTCATCAATTACATCACTCAAATTTTGCTTGCACTTATAGTGGTCTCCAACTTGGTCATTATTTTTACAAAAGCATCATCTTCTGCCAATCGTGTGAATGAAGTGCTGAGTGTGCAGGTATCCGTGTCCGAGGAAGGAAATGCTGTGATTGCTGAACCCGATCATACTGTTCCTGTCATATCATTCGATCATGTATCGTTTGGATATAATACGACAGGCGAATCAGCATTAGAGAATATATCGGTAGTCATTAACCGCGGAGAGACTGTGGGGCTGATTGGCAGTACGGGTTCTGGTAAATCTACTTTTGTAAATCTGATTCCACGTTTTTATGATGCGCTTCTAGGTGAAGTTAAGGTGGATGGAGTGAATGTCAGAGATTATAAGCTGCATCAGCTTCGCGAGAAAATAGGGATTGTGCCGCAAAAGGCAGTGTTGTTTACAGGAACAATCGCTGAAAATATTCGTTGGGGCAAGGAAGATGCAACCGAGGAAGAAATCATGCAGGCAGCCTCAGTTGCGCAGGCGGAAGAGTTCATACGTAAATTACCCGAGGGCTTAAATACGCAGGTATCTCGTGGTGGACTGAATTTATCCGGGGGACAAAAGCAACGCTTGACCATTGCTCGTGCAGTGGTAGGTAAGCCTTCAATACTAATTCTGGATGACTCCTCAAGTGCGCTGGATTTCGCTACTGATGCGGCACTACGCAAGGCACTCAAAGAGAGCAGCCAGGAAATGACTGTACTCGTCG
- a CDS encoding class I mannose-6-phosphate isomerase: MFEKRPTNPVRFHSYFDPGTAAPFTQPGIQIGYEAIIPPLLQYVNHNPQAIIRVALDGAHGAHFADLVDRLQQELEQHDHQVVIIPTRQYLKSDAELRTFFDRNITDNRAFGYFTDATITDYFSPDAQDQASQYVDQITIAEDRTTVILTYGPGAFWLGNHAYDVSYFLDVSREYQQAEHKSHLLNFGLASNLDEVEKYKICLFVEWPILETYRKQVLDSIHFYIDMNNHDEPKLTTTWTLRLIIADIAQAPMRVKPFFAPGMWGGQLLKKLADLPQDWVNCAWSFEPIAPENSIILEYQGEHIEIPFLTVMHYEHLAILGERNVQLFGDYFPIRFDYLDTIEGGNLSCQVHPKQSYIRSEFNEFMEQQESYYIMEKQGTSHVYLGLTDTCTEENFYQAVKTAQETAIPIPLTDYVNEFEAEKGDLFLIPTGTVHASGKNNLVLEISSTTWWFTFKIYDFLRKGMDGKPRPINIDHAFPNIDFYKKTSWVQENLIAKPVLLQSQGRNEMVELGQREDLLFYVHRLHLTDIWEDHTDHEMVMFNLVEGEKVRIVSCDNESVSVEFRYAESYILPAAFGAYRVENLGSQPCTLIKSGVSKAWDVSFLGD; encoded by the coding sequence ATGTTCGAGAAACGTCCTACAAATCCCGTTCGCTTCCATTCATATTTTGACCCAGGTACCGCTGCTCCATTCACGCAACCAGGTATTCAAATAGGGTACGAAGCGATTATTCCCCCTCTTCTTCAATACGTAAATCACAATCCTCAAGCTATCATTCGTGTTGCGTTAGACGGTGCGCACGGTGCTCATTTTGCAGATCTTGTGGATAGACTACAGCAAGAACTTGAACAGCATGATCACCAGGTGGTGATCATCCCTACCCGTCAATATTTGAAATCCGATGCAGAATTACGAACCTTCTTTGATCGAAATATTACCGATAATCGTGCGTTTGGATATTTTACCGATGCAACCATCACCGATTATTTCTCCCCTGATGCTCAAGATCAGGCCTCACAATACGTGGATCAAATCACAATCGCTGAAGATCGTACAACCGTCATTCTAACCTACGGGCCTGGTGCATTCTGGCTTGGTAATCATGCCTATGATGTCAGCTATTTTCTTGATGTATCTCGTGAATATCAACAAGCTGAGCATAAATCTCATCTGTTGAACTTCGGACTCGCTTCTAATTTGGATGAGGTCGAGAAATATAAGATTTGTCTGTTCGTTGAATGGCCGATTCTAGAAACCTACCGGAAGCAAGTACTAGACTCCATCCATTTTTATATCGATATGAATAACCACGACGAACCGAAGCTAACAACAACTTGGACGCTTCGACTTATAATCGCTGACATTGCTCAAGCGCCTATGCGCGTGAAGCCTTTCTTCGCTCCCGGAATGTGGGGTGGACAGTTACTCAAGAAGCTAGCAGATCTACCACAGGACTGGGTGAACTGTGCCTGGAGCTTCGAACCGATCGCACCTGAGAACTCTATCATTCTGGAATATCAAGGTGAGCACATCGAAATCCCTTTCCTTACTGTGATGCATTATGAGCATCTCGCCATTCTCGGCGAACGCAACGTTCAATTATTCGGAGATTACTTCCCGATTCGCTTCGACTACTTGGATACGATCGAGGGTGGCAATTTATCTTGCCAAGTCCATCCTAAGCAATCGTATATTCGAAGTGAATTTAATGAATTTATGGAGCAACAAGAATCCTATTACATCATGGAGAAGCAAGGAACATCCCATGTCTATCTGGGATTAACGGATACTTGCACCGAAGAAAATTTCTATCAAGCGGTGAAGACAGCGCAGGAAACGGCTATTCCAATCCCATTAACAGACTATGTAAATGAGTTTGAAGCTGAAAAAGGCGACCTATTCCTCATTCCAACAGGTACGGTGCATGCATCAGGAAAAAATAATCTTGTACTCGAGATTTCGTCAACAACATGGTGGTTTACGTTTAAAATCTATGATTTCTTGCGTAAAGGAATGGATGGTAAACCTCGTCCGATTAATATTGATCACGCCTTTCCGAATATCGATTTCTATAAGAAAACATCATGGGTGCAGGAGAATTTAATCGCTAAGCCCGTCCTATTACAATCCCAAGGTCGCAACGAAATGGTGGAGCTCGGTCAACGGGAGGATCTACTTTTCTATGTACACCGATTACATTTAACCGATATATGGGAAGATCATACGGATCACGAAATGGTCATGTTCAATCTCGTAGAAGGCGAAAAGGTTCGTATTGTATCTTGTGACAATGAATCCGTCTCAGTCGAATTTCGGTATGCGGAGTCCTATATCCTGCCTGCTGCATTCGGTGCCTATCGAGTTGAGAATTTAGGTAGCCAGCCTTGTACGCTCATTAAATCCGGGGTATCCAAAGCTTGGGATGTGAGCTTCCTTGGAGACTAA
- a CDS encoding LysR family transcriptional regulator, translated as MDIRQLKYFMAIAEEGQITSAARKLQMAQPPLSQQLKLLEEELGVKLVERGPRSVQLTEAGAILRDRAQQILELADSTARELNDYVKGLKGTLAIGTVSSSGATLLQDRLCEFHKTYQGVKFEIHEGNTFRIIDLLNKGIVEVGIVRTPFNATNLECLYTQAEPMIAVMTPDYDWNTDETFVEIGELKDKPLIIYRRFEQLIRETCLENGFDPLIFCMNDDARTTLLWANAGLGIGIIPKSAFELTSNSNLIYKEISSESLRTRVAAVWIKDKYLSSLASKFIESFRNG; from the coding sequence ATGGATATTAGACAGCTTAAATATTTTATGGCCATTGCTGAGGAAGGACAGATCACTTCTGCAGCTCGAAAGCTGCAAATGGCTCAGCCTCCGCTCAGCCAGCAGCTGAAGCTACTAGAAGAAGAGCTTGGCGTAAAGCTAGTAGAACGAGGTCCGCGCAGTGTGCAGCTTACCGAAGCTGGAGCCATTCTACGCGACAGAGCACAGCAAATTCTGGAGCTGGCAGACTCCACCGCCCGTGAACTCAATGATTATGTCAAAGGCTTAAAAGGCACTCTCGCCATTGGCACCGTTTCTTCCTCCGGAGCTACCCTGCTCCAAGATCGACTATGTGAGTTCCACAAAACATATCAAGGTGTTAAGTTTGAGATTCATGAAGGGAATACCTTCAGAATCATCGACCTATTGAACAAGGGAATTGTTGAAGTCGGTATCGTCCGTACTCCCTTTAACGCAACAAATTTAGAATGCCTTTACACTCAAGCTGAGCCAATGATTGCCGTAATGACACCAGACTATGATTGGAATACGGATGAAACCTTTGTTGAAATCGGTGAGTTAAAAGATAAACCACTAATAATCTACCGCCGATTCGAACAGCTCATCCGAGAGACATGTCTTGAGAATGGCTTTGATCCACTAATCTTTTGTATGAACGATGATGCAAGAACAACTTTGCTCTGGGCTAATGCTGGCCTTGGCATCGGAATCATCCCCAAATCTGCTTTCGAATTAACTAGTAATAGTAATTTGATCTATAAAGAAATCAGTAGTGAGTCACTGCGCACTCGGGTGGCCGCTGTCTGGATTAAGGATAAATACCTGTCATCACTAGCCTCCAAGTTTATTGAGAGCTTTAGGAATGGTTAA
- a CDS encoding ROK family protein — METKFVIALDVGGTFIKSSLVMNGCSIQASQFQVPSLAAEDASTTLQQFMTIMQYQYMFGTTLLNDLSAAEWHIGIAFPGPFDYEQGISYIQGLCKFESLYGMNLKKVFRSLLEANNDKSWAAALVHAPIRFENDAKLFALGVSTLFPQERFISLTLGTGLGSAFIDQGKIRIEGEGVPRNGELYDKPYRHTMIDEVFSRRGILHAAQERGLLIEGMEVKELADLARQGNLAYQQVFEQFGSCLAEMLDPYIVGFGAQRLVLGGQIAKSFDVFGPALEQGLLPHHLSIYTSEHVIENTFKGIDQLFS, encoded by the coding sequence TTGGAGACTAAATTCGTTATCGCACTCGATGTTGGCGGTACCTTTATCAAGTCCAGTCTCGTCATGAACGGCTGCTCCATTCAGGCTTCTCAATTCCAAGTCCCTTCACTTGCAGCTGAAGATGCCAGCACTACGCTCCAGCAATTCATGACGATCATGCAATACCAATATATGTTTGGTACAACTTTGTTGAACGATCTTTCTGCTGCAGAGTGGCACATCGGAATTGCATTTCCCGGGCCATTTGATTATGAGCAAGGAATCTCCTATATTCAAGGCTTATGCAAGTTTGAATCGCTTTACGGCATGAATCTCAAGAAGGTTTTTCGTAGCTTGTTGGAAGCAAATAATGATAAGTCATGGGCAGCAGCACTCGTTCATGCACCTATTCGTTTCGAGAATGATGCTAAGCTTTTCGCGCTAGGGGTTAGTACATTATTTCCACAAGAACGTTTTATCTCTTTAACACTTGGTACAGGGCTGGGGTCCGCTTTCATTGATCAAGGAAAAATTCGAATTGAGGGTGAGGGAGTTCCTCGTAATGGAGAGCTCTATGATAAGCCTTATCGCCATACAATGATCGATGAAGTGTTCTCCCGTCGTGGTATTCTACATGCCGCACAGGAACGTGGATTATTAATAGAAGGCATGGAAGTGAAAGAGCTCGCTGATCTGGCAAGACAGGGAAATCTCGCCTATCAACAAGTATTCGAACAATTTGGTTCATGTCTAGCTGAGATGCTTGATCCCTATATCGTGGGCTTTGGAGCACAGCGACTCGTGCTTGGCGGACAAATCGCGAAAAGTTTTGATGTATTTGGACCTGCGCTCGAACAGGGACTACTACCACATCATCTATCTATATATACATCTGAACATGTTATAGAGAATACGTTCAAAGGTATTGATCAATTATTCTCATAA
- a CDS encoding helix-turn-helix transcriptional regulator, protein MNLSTRHLSRIFQAQLGQTVIHYIQERRVQLAKDLLLHSIYTIKDIVNRTGFDTVHYFTRVFTKLLGVSPAEFRKSQFSNGREKVD, encoded by the coding sequence ATGAATCTATCCACTCGTCACTTGTCCCGGATCTTTCAAGCGCAGCTCGGACAGACTGTTATTCATTATATTCAGGAACGACGTGTTCAACTAGCCAAAGACTTACTCCTGCATAGTATTTATACAATTAAAGACATTGTTAATCGTACTGGATTCGATACAGTGCATTACTTTACACGTGTATTCACCAAATTATTAGGCGTATCCCCTGCGGAGTTCCGTAAATCCCAATTCAGTAATGGACGGGAAAAGGTAGATTAA